One window of Mediterraneibacter gnavus ATCC 29149 genomic DNA carries:
- a CDS encoding glycoside hydrolase family 32 protein, producing MSIELKKANEYEKTEQEKIPVEEKPAFHVAAPVGWINDPNGFSWYQGQIHLFYQYHPYTTEWGPMHWGHSVSDDMIHWKNMPSVLAPDQEYDKRGCFSGSATEKDGKHVLIYTGVSNVQMENGSIQERQNQCIAYGDGEIYVKSPQNPVITGDMLPADCSKIDFRDPKVWKKGKNYYLIVGNKNSEQKGQVVLFSSKNLEKWKFETVLAENSTGQIGTMWECPDFFELDGTHFLICSPQNMKAQKYEFHNGNNSVYFSGKYNETEHTFQKEAPKSLDYGLDFYAPQTTKLPDGRRILIAWMKSWDACVIPDGQKWQGMMTLPRELRYMNGRLYQNPVEELKQYRKNPCCLKDQEISGTVQFDEVRGRMLDLTVEIENGQFDEFCLELAHNMEYTTTYTYNRKKQIMEVDRTCCGVTKDVICRRIWKVTEGKETLKLRFILDRQSIELFVNDGEQVVTTAICTPIEADEIVFSCDGKAKVNVEKYEIVV from the coding sequence ATGAGTATTGAATTAAAGAAAGCCAATGAATATGAAAAAACAGAACAAGAGAAAATTCCGGTAGAAGAAAAACCGGCATTTCATGTAGCTGCTCCAGTGGGATGGATCAATGATCCAAATGGATTTTCCTGGTATCAGGGACAGATTCATCTTTTTTATCAATATCATCCGTATACAACGGAGTGGGGACCAATGCACTGGGGACACAGTGTTTCAGATGATATGATTCATTGGAAGAATATGCCATCAGTACTTGCTCCGGATCAGGAATATGACAAACGAGGATGTTTTTCAGGAAGTGCAACGGAAAAAGATGGAAAACATGTACTCATCTATACCGGAGTAAGTAATGTGCAGATGGAGAATGGAAGCATTCAAGAACGACAGAATCAGTGTATTGCGTATGGAGATGGAGAAATCTATGTGAAATCACCCCAGAATCCTGTTATAACCGGAGATATGCTGCCTGCGGATTGTAGCAAGATTGATTTCAGAGATCCGAAAGTGTGGAAAAAAGGGAAAAACTATTATCTGATTGTTGGAAATAAGAACTCAGAGCAGAAAGGTCAGGTTGTACTTTTTTCCAGTAAAAATTTGGAGAAATGGAAATTTGAGACTGTGTTGGCAGAAAATAGCACAGGTCAGATTGGAACTATGTGGGAATGCCCGGATTTTTTTGAACTGGATGGGACACATTTTTTGATCTGTTCGCCACAGAACATGAAAGCGCAGAAATATGAATTTCATAATGGAAATAATTCCGTATATTTTTCAGGAAAATATAATGAAACAGAGCATACATTTCAGAAGGAAGCTCCAAAATCATTGGATTATGGTCTGGATTTTTATGCGCCGCAGACGACAAAACTTCCGGATGGACGTCGGATTCTAATCGCCTGGATGAAGTCATGGGATGCCTGTGTGATTCCGGATGGTCAAAAGTGGCAGGGAATGATGACACTGCCGAGAGAACTGCGGTATATGAATGGAAGATTATATCAAAATCCGGTGGAAGAACTGAAGCAGTATCGTAAAAATCCATGTTGTTTGAAAGACCAGGAGATTTCAGGAACTGTTCAGTTTGATGAAGTGAGAGGAAGGATGCTGGATCTGACTGTAGAAATCGAAAATGGCCAATTTGATGAATTTTGTCTGGAACTGGCACATAACATGGAATATACGACTACTTATACATATAATCGAAAAAAGCAGATTATGGAAGTGGATCGTACTTGTTGCGGAGTGACAAAAGATGTAATCTGCAGAAGAATATGGAAAGTTACGGAAGGAAAAGAAACATTGAAACTTCGTTTTATTCTGGACAGACAGTCCATTGAACTGTTTGTCAATGACGGAGAACAGGTTGTGACAACTGCAATCTGCACACCGATAGAGGCAGATGAGATTGTGTTCTCATGTGATGGAAAAGCGAAAGTGAATGTAGAAAAATATGAAATTGTAGTTTAA
- a CDS encoding extracellular solute-binding protein — MKKRIKSIIAASLSLVLVFSMTGCGSKERMEAEINPDTPVEDVEFPLKEKAELSFITSAPATSTQEPNERTIFKRLEKQTNVHIDWTCFVADQFADKKNLALAQFGNLPDGLFNAGMNDYDLLRYAKQGIIIPVEHLIDKYMPNLKAIFEKYPEYRTMCTAPDGHIYSFPWIEQLGEGKEAIQAIGNIPYINKKWLDFLGLKVPETTEELEKVLIAFRDHAEELKSEFDIEGDVIPMSFIINNGDQDPAILINGFGEGYGDTGDHFAVTDEGKVIYTTVQEGYKEGIQWLHELVEQKLVDPEAFTQEWSTYVAKGKSHRYGLCFTWDISNIDNYEDYVMLPALAGPNGLVNITRQNNSETSGFDRGRCVLTTSCKNTALAAAWIDQMYAPLQSPQNNWGTYGEKDSFNIFEMGTNKDGEKMLKHMDLGNESPVEVREAQSVNGPLAVLNEYYDVYVTQPADAKWRLDNMHETYLEDMHSKYVYPNVFMSIEDTNKVTQYDTDIRKYAEQKKADWILNGGIEKEWDSYLKKMEQYGLSDYLAIKQKYFDKYQESLKSEQGKE; from the coding sequence ATGAAAAAAAGAATCAAATCGATTATTGCGGCAAGCCTTTCTCTTGTGCTTGTATTTTCAATGACGGGATGTGGAAGCAAAGAAAGGATGGAGGCAGAGATCAATCCGGATACACCAGTCGAAGACGTGGAGTTTCCTCTGAAAGAAAAAGCAGAATTATCATTTATCACCAGTGCTCCTGCAACATCTACACAGGAGCCGAACGAGCGAACAATCTTCAAACGGTTGGAAAAACAGACGAATGTACATATTGACTGGACCTGCTTTGTGGCAGATCAGTTTGCGGATAAGAAAAATCTGGCACTGGCACAGTTTGGAAATCTGCCGGATGGGCTCTTTAATGCGGGAATGAATGATTATGATCTCCTTCGTTATGCAAAACAGGGGATTATTATTCCGGTAGAGCATTTGATTGATAAATATATGCCGAATCTGAAGGCTATTTTTGAAAAATATCCGGAATACAGAACAATGTGTACAGCTCCGGACGGACATATCTATTCTTTCCCCTGGATCGAACAGCTGGGGGAAGGGAAAGAAGCAATTCAGGCGATTGGGAATATTCCGTATATCAATAAAAAATGGCTGGATTTTCTTGGATTGAAAGTACCTGAAACAACAGAAGAACTGGAAAAGGTATTAATTGCGTTCCGGGATCATGCGGAAGAACTAAAGTCAGAATTTGACATAGAGGGAGATGTGATACCGATGTCCTTTATCATCAACAATGGAGATCAGGATCCTGCAATTTTGATCAATGGATTTGGTGAGGGATACGGAGACACTGGGGATCACTTTGCAGTGACAGATGAAGGCAAGGTTATTTATACCACTGTACAGGAAGGCTATAAAGAAGGTATTCAGTGGCTGCATGAACTGGTAGAGCAGAAATTGGTTGATCCGGAAGCTTTTACACAGGAATGGTCTACTTATGTGGCGAAAGGGAAAAGCCACCGTTATGGTCTGTGTTTTACATGGGATATTTCGAATATTGATAATTATGAGGATTATGTGATGCTTCCGGCATTGGCTGGTCCGAATGGTCTGGTGAATATCACCAGACAGAATAACAGTGAGACAAGTGGATTTGACAGAGGACGCTGCGTGCTGACAACCAGCTGTAAAAACACAGCACTGGCAGCGGCGTGGATTGATCAGATGTATGCGCCTTTACAATCTCCACAGAACAATTGGGGAACATATGGAGAAAAAGATTCCTTTAATATTTTCGAGATGGGAACGAACAAGGATGGAGAGAAAATGTTAAAGCATATGGATCTTGGAAATGAGTCTCCGGTAGAAGTCAGAGAAGCTCAGTCAGTGAATGGACCGTTAGCAGTATTAAATGAATATTACGATGTTTATGTGACACAGCCTGCGGATGCAAAATGGCGTCTGGACAATATGCATGAAACCTATTTGGAAGATATGCACAGTAAATATGTATATCCAAATGTATTTATGAGTATTGAAGACACAAACAAAGTGACTCAATACGATACAGATATCAGAAAATATGCAGAACAGAAAAAAGCAGATTGGATATTAAATGGCGGAATTGAAAAAGAGTGGGACAGCTATTTAAAGAAAATGGAACAATATGGATTGTCTGATTATCTTGCAATCAAGCAGAAGTATTTTGACAAGTATCAGGAATCCTTGAAGAGTGAACAGGGGAAAGAATAG
- a CDS encoding carbohydrate ABC transporter permease — protein sequence METRRKMKLSTSDKVLLGFGYAVLGIFVLAILIPLVYVVVASFMDPNVLNSQGISFNFKDWTLDAYRRVLENEMIWRGFLNSFFYSTAFTVISVFVTLLAAYPMSKKEFVGRKFFNTVFIITMFFGGGLIPTFILVNQLHMVNTVWAILLPGAFNVWNMILARTYYQSIPKELREASAIDGANEIQHFFRIMLPVCKPIIAVLALWSFVGMWNSYFDAMIYLNDANLQPLQLVLRSILVQNTPQPGMIADIQSTAEMAKVAELLKYATIVVSSLPLLIMYPFFQKYFDKGIMVGSVKG from the coding sequence ATGGAAACAAGAAGAAAAATGAAACTTAGCACTTCGGATAAAGTGCTTTTAGGGTTTGGCTATGCGGTTCTGGGGATTTTTGTACTTGCGATACTCATTCCGCTGGTCTATGTTGTGGTTGCTTCTTTTATGGATCCGAATGTATTGAACAGCCAGGGAATCAGTTTCAATTTTAAAGACTGGACACTGGATGCATATAGAAGAGTGCTTGAAAATGAAATGATATGGAGAGGATTTTTGAATTCGTTCTTTTATTCAACAGCATTTACTGTAATTTCAGTTTTTGTAACTTTATTGGCAGCGTATCCAATGTCTAAAAAAGAATTTGTGGGAAGAAAGTTTTTTAATACTGTTTTTATCATCACCATGTTTTTTGGCGGCGGTCTGATACCTACATTTATTCTGGTAAATCAGCTCCATATGGTAAATACGGTCTGGGCAATTTTGCTTCCGGGAGCCTTTAATGTATGGAATATGATTTTGGCGAGAACATATTATCAGTCCATTCCAAAAGAGCTTCGAGAAGCGTCAGCTATTGACGGAGCAAATGAAATCCAGCACTTTTTCCGGATTATGCTTCCGGTGTGTAAACCAATCATTGCAGTTTTGGCACTCTGGTCTTTTGTGGGAATGTGGAACAGCTATTTTGATGCAATGATCTATCTGAATGATGCCAATTTACAGCCATTGCAGCTTGTACTACGTTCGATTTTGGTACAAAATACGCCACAGCCAGGTATGATTGCGGATATCCAGAGTACAGCAGAAATGGCAAAAGTAGCAGAATTACTGAAATATGCGACGATTGTTGTATCCAGTCTGCCGCTTTTGATCATGTATCCGTTTTTCCAGAAATATTTCGATAAGGGAATCATGGTCGGTTCAGTAAAAGGTTAG
- a CDS encoding ABC transporter permease, whose protein sequence is MRTFTNKKAVPVKQTAKQKLQYVRKNWQLYLFFLMPALLLTIIFKYIPMSGVLIAFEDYNVIDGVFGSEWVGLEYFQRFLSSPDFMNYLMNTLKLSAYGLLWGFPVPIILALLLNRIRKAGIRKKIQLLIYAPNFISVIVLCGMIRMFLSPVGPINQVLGIDTNWMTMPESFRTIYIASGIWQTAGWASIMYTAALSNASKDLEEAAIVDGANILQQIWYVELPAIKNIIVIQFILQAGNIMSIGFEKAFALQTDMNLPASEILSTYVYRIGLLNGDYGYSTAVGLFNSIINVILLIAVNWIVKKLNDGEGL, encoded by the coding sequence ATGAGGACATTTACAAACAAGAAAGCGGTTCCGGTGAAGCAGACAGCAAAACAAAAGCTACAGTATGTCAGAAAAAACTGGCAGTTATACTTATTCTTTCTAATGCCGGCACTTCTTTTGACGATTATTTTCAAGTACATTCCAATGAGTGGAGTGCTGATCGCATTTGAGGATTATAATGTGATTGACGGTGTGTTTGGAAGTGAATGGGTAGGGTTGGAATATTTTCAGCGTTTTTTGTCATCACCAGATTTTATGAATTATCTGATGAACACGTTGAAGCTGAGTGCATATGGATTACTATGGGGCTTTCCGGTACCGATTATTCTTGCATTACTTTTAAACCGCATTAGAAAAGCAGGAATTCGAAAGAAGATTCAGTTACTGATCTATGCACCGAATTTTATTTCCGTAATCGTTCTCTGTGGTATGATCCGTATGTTTCTTTCTCCGGTAGGACCAATCAATCAGGTGTTGGGGATTGATACCAATTGGATGACAATGCCGGAATCGTTTCGTACAATCTATATCGCCAGCGGAATCTGGCAGACAGCAGGATGGGCATCGATCATGTATACTGCAGCGCTGTCAAATGCGAGCAAAGATCTGGAAGAGGCAGCAATTGTAGATGGTGCAAATATTTTACAGCAGATTTGGTATGTAGAACTTCCGGCAATCAAAAATATTATTGTCATCCAGTTTATTTTGCAGGCAGGAAATATTATGAGCATTGGATTTGAAAAGGCATTTGCGTTGCAGACAGATATGAATCTTCCAGCATCTGAGATCCTCTCTACTTATGTATATCGAATCGGTCTGTTAAATGGAGATTATGGATATTCGACAGCAGTGGGATTGTTCAATTCGATTATTAATGTAATCCTTCTAATCGCAGTAAACTGGATTGTAAAGAAACTCAATGACGGGGAAGGTCTTTAG
- a CDS encoding LacI family DNA-binding transcriptional regulator, whose amino-acid sequence MGKKKVTFADIAKYTNFSKTTISRYFNSPDSLTLENQEKIAKALDDLGYQENKLAKVLANGKSEFIGIIIPNLYLHYYSEMLNQLLSSYSDYHYKFLVFVSSDKKELEQQYLDELMAYKIEGLIILSHTFSSEELASYHIPIVAIEREAEHICSVDTDNYMGAVQATNLLIRNQCDVLIHVNVPVPEHVPAYNRIRGFEDTCKEHHIPYELMLQDLGYTYETTYVAIRQVFQKIDSTYSGKKKGVFLSNDTYANIFLNLLFQKYGKLPEDYQIVGFDNSPIANEAILPITTIGQQIDKIAKTAMELLILQMDEMKKRRPTPLEHPIHKQITPVLIRRETTDS is encoded by the coding sequence ATGGGCAAAAAGAAAGTAACCTTTGCAGATATTGCAAAATATACGAACTTTTCCAAAACTACGATTTCAAGATATTTTAATAGTCCAGATTCTCTTACTTTAGAAAATCAGGAAAAAATCGCAAAGGCTCTGGATGATCTTGGATATCAGGAAAATAAGCTTGCTAAAGTTCTGGCAAATGGGAAAAGCGAATTTATAGGAATCATTATTCCCAATCTATATCTGCACTACTATTCTGAGATGTTGAATCAGCTTTTGTCCAGCTACAGTGACTACCACTACAAATTCCTTGTATTCGTAAGCAGTGACAAAAAGGAACTGGAACAACAGTACCTGGATGAATTGATGGCTTATAAAATTGAAGGTCTGATTATATTGAGCCATACTTTTTCTTCCGAGGAGCTTGCTTCCTATCACATTCCAATCGTCGCAATTGAACGGGAAGCTGAGCATATCTGTAGCGTAGACACAGACAACTATATGGGAGCTGTACAGGCAACCAATCTGCTGATTCGCAATCAATGTGATGTACTGATTCATGTAAATGTTCCTGTACCTGAACACGTGCCTGCCTATAACCGTATCCGAGGATTTGAAGATACTTGTAAGGAACATCACATTCCATATGAACTAATGCTTCAGGATCTTGGCTATACTTATGAAACTACTTATGTAGCGATCAGACAGGTTTTTCAAAAAATAGACAGCACCTATTCTGGAAAGAAAAAAGGAGTCTTTCTTTCAAATGATACTTACGCAAATATATTTTTGAACCTGCTTTTCCAAAAATATGGAAAATTACCGGAAGATTACCAAATCGTAGGCTTTGATAATTCTCCAATTGCCAACGAAGCAATTCTCCCAATTACTACGATTGGCCAACAGATTGATAAAATCGCAAAAACCGCAATGGAGCTTTTGATTTTGCAAATGGATGAGATGAAAAAAAGAAGACCTACTCCTTTAGAACATCCCATTCACAAACAAATCACTCCTGTTCTGATTCGCCGTGAGACTACAGATTCCTGA
- a CDS encoding GGDEF domain-containing protein yields the protein MPVQYGGKRGWIRSRTIINGKEKNKKIIGVLENYDEQKEKEAEIEHHLKNINKIQKASQRDFLTGVYNREGLIQNIEKALKEDKNKQGVDAFFILDLDHFKEINDFLGHGTGDQVLQNTAKILDQCFRKEDIVGRLGGDEFVLLIRRIDRIEAVHRMAKKLNESLCNTYEKDGQRIQISASIGIALGQAETESFEKLYEKADEALYEVKREQKNGYKIYEGQSRV from the coding sequence TTGCCGGTCCAATATGGTGGAAAAAGAGGATGGATCCGTAGCAGAACAATTATAAATGGAAAGGAAAAAAATAAAAAGATTATCGGTGTACTGGAAAATTACGATGAACAAAAGGAAAAAGAGGCGGAAATAGAACATCACTTAAAAAATATCAATAAAATCCAAAAGGCATCGCAAAGAGACTTTCTGACAGGAGTGTACAATCGGGAAGGCTTGATACAGAATATTGAAAAAGCACTGAAAGAAGATAAAAATAAACAGGGAGTGGACGCATTTTTCATTCTGGATCTGGATCATTTTAAGGAAATCAATGATTTTCTGGGGCATGGAACAGGGGATCAGGTATTGCAAAACACAGCAAAGATTCTTGATCAATGTTTTCGAAAAGAAGATATTGTAGGACGTCTTGGCGGAGATGAATTTGTGCTGCTGATTCGAAGGATTGACCGGATAGAAGCGGTTCATCGGATGGCAAAGAAGTTGAATGAATCTCTATGCAATACTTATGAAAAGGACGGACAAAGGATTCAGATCAGTGCCTCAATAGGAATCGCACTTGGACAGGCGGAAACAGAGAGTTTTGAAAAACTTTATGAAAAAGCAGATGAGGCACTTTATGAAGTAAAAAGAGAACAGAAAAACGGATATAAAATATATGAAGGACAGAGTAGGGTGTGA
- a CDS encoding helix-turn-helix transcriptional regulator, whose amino-acid sequence MSNRHYLINSEDLQNLNAKLLSIAFSKDEGDWKSIMHTHHFTELLFVVSGEGSFSFNQEQSPLRRGDLVIIPPYTEHTERSSQNHPLEYYVLGIDGISFLSQKDRECAQVFCNFEHDPSIHELFRQMLYEIRTAQYGSQTICQHLLEILILKIIRSQQLIPVSINSIRMTKECAQIKEYLDSNYAEHITLDTLTGLTHMNKYYMVHSFTKYAGLSPIQYLNQTRLKRAQHLLKNTNYSISDIASSTGFSSQSYFTQIFRKNFNMTPVKYRQEHAKN is encoded by the coding sequence ATGAGCAACCGACATTATCTGATCAATTCAGAAGATCTTCAAAATCTGAATGCCAAATTACTTTCCATTGCTTTCTCCAAAGACGAAGGTGACTGGAAAAGTATTATGCATACACATCATTTTACGGAACTCTTATTTGTAGTCAGTGGAGAAGGCAGCTTTTCTTTTAACCAGGAGCAATCGCCTCTACGCCGGGGAGATCTGGTCATCATCCCGCCTTACACAGAACATACCGAACGTTCCTCTCAAAATCATCCGCTGGAATATTATGTGCTCGGAATTGATGGAATTTCATTCCTGTCCCAAAAAGACAGAGAATGCGCACAGGTATTCTGCAATTTTGAGCATGATCCCAGTATTCATGAACTGTTCCGCCAGATGCTCTACGAAATCCGGACCGCACAATACGGTTCTCAGACCATCTGCCAGCATCTGCTTGAGATTCTGATTCTGAAGATCATACGATCCCAACAGCTCATTCCCGTATCGATCAACTCGATCCGAATGACAAAGGAATGTGCCCAGATCAAAGAATACCTGGACTCAAACTATGCAGAACACATTACGCTGGACACGCTGACCGGTTTGACACATATGAACAAATATTATATGGTGCACTCTTTTACAAAATATGCCGGACTCTCCCCAATTCAGTATCTGAATCAGACGCGTCTGAAGCGTGCACAGCATTTGCTGAAAAATACCAACTATTCGATTTCTGATATTGCGTCCTCCACCGGATTTTCTTCCCAGTCCTATTTTACACAGATTTTCCGGAAGAATTTTAATATGACACCGGTGAAATACCGGCAGGAACATGCAAAGAATTAA